A window of Thiocapsa bogorovii genomic DNA:
CCGGTGGACTGACCACGATGGTGAAAGGCTCCGTGATCGTGTAGAACTTGGCGACATGCTCAGGGATCGTCGAATTCAAATCAGCGACCGACGAGGCATATCTGCGTGCGTCCATTAGAAATTGCTGTTGCCGTTGCGCCAGGTCCATCAAAAATGACTGCGCTTCGGTGCGATTGGCTCTGCGGAAATATTCCTGATAACTCGGATAGGCCACCGCGGCCAGGATGCTGATGATGGCGACCGTGATCATGAGCTCGATCAGGGTGAAGCCGCCCTTGCGACCGGC
This region includes:
- a CDS encoding type IV pilin protein, whose protein sequence is MAISTIRDPAAVLVGSRTEPSIMFRAAQEPASPLAGRKGGFTLIELMITVAIISILAAVAYPSYQEYFRRANRTEAQSFLMDLAQRQQQFLMDARRYASSVADLNSTIPEHVAKFYTITEPFTIVVSPPGFTITAAPKVGTQQVADLGGAVLTINQAGAKTPADAW